The Metabacillus schmidteae genome includes a region encoding these proteins:
- a CDS encoding competence protein ComK encodes MNYTLHVYNQEIIKESTMALIPHYTNTGHLQCTILETFGEIRVEESPSSVLNESCVYYGGSFDGSLKSARRILKRQKNLPIMVSLPLEYCMIPLGSPMKKDTAWVAAHHIEDVEPNGANSIIIFYNKVKLEVNISSAVLEHRIAKAAHMINTYRLRQKMSKNRKNSNIIAEDREEY; translated from the coding sequence ATGAATTATACTCTTCATGTTTATAATCAGGAAATCATTAAAGAATCAACAATGGCCTTAATCCCTCATTATACGAATACAGGTCATCTTCAGTGTACAATACTGGAAACATTCGGTGAAATTCGTGTAGAGGAAAGCCCTTCCTCTGTTTTAAATGAAAGCTGTGTCTATTATGGAGGCAGCTTTGACGGTAGTCTAAAGTCAGCAAGGCGAATACTAAAGCGACAAAAGAACCTCCCTATTATGGTGAGCTTACCACTGGAATACTGCATGATCCCACTGGGCTCACCCATGAAAAAAGATACAGCATGGGTTGCAGCCCATCATATTGAAGATGTTGAACCAAACGGAGCTAACTCTATCATTATCTTTTATAACAAAGTAAAACTGGAAGTAAACATAAGCAGTGCTGTCCTTGAACATCGAATAGCCAAAGCAGCACACATGATCAATACATACCGCCTCCGCCAAAAAATGTCCAAAAACAGAAAAAACAGCAACATAATCGCAGAAGATCGGGAAGAGTATTAA
- a CDS encoding PTS sugar transporter: MKRKVAILGSSGGNLYSLGGKEPEKLLGELLLQLEAAGMECHSIQFIAAKGSMDSVKESTEASLYGWDRHSSKPYIKLEGTLKEVNEEAVKTDLEISEKIENGEIDGLIFMSADPNGANKNAVEAAAKKKLPATGTGGTSMATISSKGVNVISTSGTTGTTNRTRAVTFVTSLSKHWGISYRPIIGKVTASSNTEETSSWRRINIRGMMLASLPGFIAMALVLALSKIPALSMLGDVFDVMINALPVILAVIAAKQVADLDEVSIVAGIVAGVLSTGGGIIGGMIGGIGAGLLVQYIFRKCVEWKFPATTVNIAAGGIAGLISGLIVYFLFAPIALQLGEGIRSLLDTLVAMNPILAGLIAGLLIWPAIIGGIYHAAILPIVLLEMERTGNSFLGAVDMVGLVMVSAGITLANIVAPRDKGEAAVATPGFLINIGFGTFVEAAYPFMFSNKLIFAGAIVSSGIGGLLVGLFDVRGTAYVPSVMAPFLSDNMSGFIIAMVGSMVCAFLITLFVNLVAKKKVKDKDELLSA; the protein is encoded by the coding sequence ATGAAAAGGAAAGTTGCTATTCTTGGTAGCAGTGGGGGGAATCTTTATTCTCTTGGTGGGAAAGAGCCGGAGAAGCTTCTTGGTGAGCTTCTGTTGCAACTTGAGGCAGCAGGGATGGAGTGCCACTCTATCCAGTTTATTGCAGCTAAAGGGTCGATGGATTCGGTGAAAGAGTCAACTGAAGCCTCACTTTACGGCTGGGATAGACATTCAAGTAAGCCATATATAAAGCTTGAAGGAACATTAAAAGAGGTCAATGAGGAAGCTGTAAAAACAGATCTTGAAATTTCAGAAAAGATTGAAAATGGAGAGATTGATGGGCTCATCTTCATGAGTGCTGATCCTAACGGTGCTAATAAGAATGCTGTTGAAGCAGCAGCAAAAAAGAAGTTGCCGGCAACTGGGACTGGCGGTACTTCCATGGCTACAATCAGTTCAAAAGGAGTGAATGTCATTTCCACATCAGGAACGACTGGAACAACCAATCGAACTCGTGCCGTGACCTTTGTTACATCATTAAGTAAGCATTGGGGGATTTCTTACCGTCCGATTATCGGGAAAGTAACTGCTTCCAGTAATACCGAAGAAACGTCATCTTGGAGAAGAATCAATATCCGCGGGATGATGCTTGCTTCTCTACCTGGATTTATTGCGATGGCTTTGGTTCTCGCATTAAGTAAGATCCCTGCTTTATCAATGCTTGGAGATGTTTTTGATGTGATGATTAATGCCCTTCCAGTTATTCTTGCGGTTATTGCCGCGAAGCAAGTGGCTGATCTTGACGAGGTTTCTATCGTTGCCGGGATTGTGGCGGGCGTATTGTCTACGGGCGGCGGAATTATTGGTGGAATGATCGGCGGGATTGGTGCAGGGCTTTTAGTTCAATATATTTTCAGAAAATGTGTGGAATGGAAATTTCCAGCTACGACTGTCAATATTGCTGCTGGTGGGATTGCCGGCTTAATCTCAGGATTAATCGTCTATTTTCTTTTCGCTCCGATCGCTCTTCAGCTTGGTGAAGGAATTCGATCATTATTAGATACATTAGTCGCAATGAATCCGATTCTTGCAGGATTGATCGCAGGTTTACTTATTTGGCCGGCTATCATTGGTGGAATCTATCATGCTGCTATTCTTCCAATTGTCTTATTGGAAATGGAACGTACAGGGAACAGTTTCTTAGGTGCGGTCGATATGGTCGGCTTAGTCATGGTATCAGCCGGCATTACGTTAGCTAATATTGTTGCACCTCGTGATAAAGGAGAAGCTGCAGTAGCAACACCAGGGTTTTTGATTAACATTGGGTTTGGTACGTTTGTGGAAGCCGCGTATCCATTCATGTTCTCCAACAAACTTATTTTTGCCGGAGCCATTGTCTCATCCGGTATAGGAGGCTTGCTTGTTGGTCTCTTTGATGTACGCGGAACTGCTTATGTTCCATCTGTCATGGCCCCTTTCCTTTCTGATAATATGAGTGGTTTTATTATAGCGATGGTAGGGAGTATGGTATGTGCGTTTTTGATTACGTTGTTTGTTAATTTGGTTGCTAAGAAGAAGGTTAAGGATAAGGATGAATTGTTGTCAGCTTGA
- a CDS encoding restriction endonuclease has protein sequence MTGNQFEVFIKEFFESQGYRAKLTKQSGDQGVDIILFIDDRKIQYRSF, from the coding sequence ATGACAGGCAATCAATTCGAAGTATTTATTAAAGAGTTTTTTGAGAGCCAAGGATACAGAGCAAAACTAACTAAACAGTCCGGTGATCAAGGAGTGGATATCATTCTTTTTATTGATGATAGAAAGATTCAATACCGTAGCTTTTAG
- a CDS encoding zinc ribbon domain-containing protein: protein MNDGGVEGMRFCGNCGNQLTEEEVFCRNCGQRQEEVTGKTSQVRPVEQPLHTNSEQKTRSVSQPSSFFKSKRSKVITVIFICFAVLLFGGYYAVSKLTAPSAVVQRFIEAIKQEDVAAVKEFINEGQLEMTASTEQVKVYLNYLHDHPQLITSMVQDLKQQSELIETGEQHAIGDGTSFYMNLVLDGKKWGIFDRYVIQFTPYYPVVTTTIKEADIYFNDEKAGTLNQEEDIFGPFLPGEYNVKAVIEGDYGEVTAVQPLHISPEEQDLFVHLDWEENFVQLSGNYDDADLYINNKKTSDSVGELNALGPLMKDGSIEVYAQKEFSSGLKKSEVTTIKEDVDLVDLTIDFEEVEEPMEKEIVIIKEQDEATDSDEAFDRAAESQAVKDRVRLHYTSISQDSLSTAYNVFSSARKRKVPLDGWAAGFKENIRDDVTTLEVQAITEDKATVYLEMTSYDSQEDGSVLVQEWGGYWQLVKEDGLWMLDTPELKKLSANKQ, encoded by the coding sequence TTGAATGACGGAGGAGTTGAAGGAATGAGGTTTTGTGGAAATTGCGGAAATCAGCTCACAGAAGAAGAGGTGTTTTGTAGAAATTGTGGTCAACGACAGGAGGAAGTTACCGGGAAAACATCTCAAGTACGACCTGTTGAACAACCTTTACATACAAATAGCGAGCAAAAAACGAGATCAGTTAGCCAGCCTTCATCCTTTTTCAAAAGTAAACGATCAAAAGTTATCACGGTTATCTTTATTTGTTTTGCTGTTCTTTTATTTGGCGGGTATTATGCAGTGTCCAAATTAACAGCACCGAGTGCAGTAGTTCAACGCTTTATTGAAGCGATTAAACAGGAGGACGTTGCTGCCGTAAAAGAATTTATCAATGAGGGGCAGCTGGAGATGACGGCATCAACAGAACAAGTAAAGGTGTATCTAAACTACTTACATGATCATCCTCAATTGATAACGTCAATGGTCCAAGACCTTAAGCAACAGAGTGAATTGATAGAAACAGGGGAACAGCATGCGATCGGTGATGGCACTTCGTTTTATATGAATCTTGTCCTGGACGGTAAGAAGTGGGGGATCTTTGATCGATATGTTATTCAATTCACTCCATATTATCCTGTTGTCACAACGACTATTAAGGAAGCTGACATTTATTTTAATGATGAAAAGGCAGGTACATTAAATCAGGAAGAAGATATTTTCGGACCCTTTTTGCCGGGAGAATACAATGTGAAAGCGGTCATTGAGGGTGACTATGGAGAAGTGACTGCTGTTCAGCCATTACACATTTCACCTGAAGAACAGGATCTCTTTGTTCATCTTGACTGGGAAGAGAATTTTGTGCAGCTTTCCGGAAATTATGATGATGCTGACCTTTATATAAATAATAAGAAAACAAGTGATTCAGTAGGAGAACTAAATGCTCTAGGGCCGCTCATGAAGGACGGGTCAATCGAGGTATATGCTCAAAAGGAATTTTCGTCCGGCTTGAAAAAAAGCGAGGTGACAACCATTAAAGAAGATGTTGATCTTGTCGACCTAACGATTGATTTTGAAGAAGTAGAAGAACCTATGGAAAAAGAGATTGTGATCATAAAGGAGCAGGACGAAGCGACAGATTCGGATGAAGCGTTTGACCGTGCTGCAGAAAGTCAAGCAGTAAAGGATCGTGTCCGCCTGCACTACACAAGCATTAGTCAAGACAGTTTATCAACAGCATACAATGTTTTCTCCTCAGCACGTAAACGTAAGGTACCATTGGACGGCTGGGCAGCAGGCTTTAAGGAAAACATCCGCGATGATGTAACGACCCTTGAAGTTCAAGCCATTACGGAGGATAAAGCAACAGTATATCTTGAAATGACTTCCTACGATTCGCAGGAGGATGGTTCGGTCCTTGTACAGGAGTGGGGTGGCTATTGGCAGCTTGTTAAGGAGGATGGGCTTTGGATGTTGGATACACCTGAATTAAAGAAATTGAGTGCTAATAAACAGTGA
- the nagZ gene encoding beta-N-acetylhexosaminidase: MKRASYILLFGLLILTGAFLFPEAEKKETNLHEMKHHPSLTEKDPVKSVPVAQEHTQETLEEKVTRIVENMTLQEKIGQLLIVGFDSTQVNEHIQTMIEKYHVGGVILYDRNMETSKQVTSLTSELQTLSSLPLYISIDQEGGSIVRMKDHVSPIPSQQDLGKRGSEADIYSIASRTGKELLAMGIQLNFAPVLDLSETDSRSFGEDPKKAAAYGKAAVMGLSDAGVIPTLKHFPGNGRSGVDPHIEGSSVHADKTDLENSDLFPFKSMIDHVNHDEFFVMVTHLTYPAYDKQNPASISQAIMQDLLRTELGFEGMIVTDDMEMGAVSKHYSYEELGYKSIKAGADLLLVCHTLENQVKVINGIEKAIKENRLPLERLEESVKRIITHKLQYES, encoded by the coding sequence ATGAAAAGAGCATCTTACATTCTACTTTTTGGTCTGCTTATCCTCACAGGTGCCTTCTTGTTTCCAGAAGCTGAAAAAAAGGAGACGAACTTACACGAAATGAAACATCATCCTTCTCTTACAGAGAAAGACCCTGTGAAAAGTGTACCTGTTGCTCAAGAGCACACTCAGGAGACACTTGAGGAAAAGGTTACAAGAATTGTTGAAAACATGACACTTCAGGAGAAGATTGGGCAGTTACTAATTGTGGGGTTTGATAGTACTCAAGTGAATGAACATATACAAACGATGATAGAGAAGTATCATGTTGGTGGTGTCATTTTATATGACCGGAATATGGAAACGTCAAAGCAGGTGACGTCTTTAACAAGTGAACTACAGACATTATCATCACTTCCTCTCTATATAAGTATTGATCAAGAGGGAGGGTCAATTGTAAGGATGAAGGATCATGTGTCACCTATCCCATCACAGCAGGATCTAGGTAAAAGAGGAAGTGAAGCAGACATTTATTCAATTGCGAGTCGGACAGGTAAAGAACTGTTAGCAATGGGCATTCAGCTTAATTTTGCCCCGGTATTGGATTTGTCTGAAACAGACTCGCGTTCGTTTGGAGAAGACCCCAAAAAGGCTGCAGCCTATGGAAAAGCGGCCGTGATGGGTCTATCAGATGCTGGAGTTATACCAACATTAAAGCATTTTCCAGGCAATGGGAGAAGTGGGGTTGATCCACACATTGAAGGATCCTCCGTTCATGCTGATAAAACAGACTTGGAGAACAGTGATTTATTCCCTTTTAAAAGTATGATTGATCATGTAAACCACGATGAGTTTTTTGTGATGGTCACTCATCTCACATACCCTGCCTATGACAAACAGAACCCTGCTAGTATCTCCCAAGCTATCATGCAGGATCTATTAAGAACTGAATTAGGCTTTGAAGGAATGATTGTAACAGATGATATGGAAATGGGTGCCGTAAGTAAACATTATTCTTATGAAGAACTTGGATACAAATCAATAAAGGCAGGAGCAGACCTCTTACTAGTCTGTCACACACTAGAAAATCAAGTAAAAGTAATAAATGGAATCGAAAAAGCAATAAAAGAAAACCGCCTACCACTCGAACGATTAGAAGAATCAGTAAAAAGAATCATAACACATAAATTGCAGTATGAATCGTAG